From Acidipropionibacterium acidipropionici, one genomic window encodes:
- a CDS encoding SufB/SufD family protein — protein sequence MPTGREEIWRFTPVKQFRPLLSEGSTKAVVEWAVRAPEQVTVTELPGDVMRGLAEIPQDRLSAIAAANDTHPSRRIDIPAEAELDAPVDIDLTGTGVEESAFQNVVVAIGAFARATIVVRYKGSANLGENWTFRIGDGAEVTIVFLHEWADDAVHGAQIAFELGRDTTVRTAQATFGGKAVRISQAASYQGPGADLNQLGVYFADAGQHIEHRLFVDHNAPRTNSRVDFRGCLQGQDAHSVWIGDVLIRPVAEGIDTYESNKNLVLTEGCRADAVPNLEIQTGNIRGAGHSASTGRFDAEQLFYLQSRGIEEEEARRLVVHGFFTDIVRRIGVEEISTELMHLIEDELRETLGAKTELPEN from the coding sequence ATGCCCACTGGCCGCGAGGAGATCTGGCGCTTCACCCCGGTCAAGCAGTTCAGGCCGCTCCTGTCGGAGGGCAGCACGAAGGCCGTCGTCGAGTGGGCCGTCCGGGCCCCCGAGCAGGTGACGGTGACCGAGCTGCCCGGTGACGTGATGCGCGGCCTGGCCGAGATCCCGCAGGACCGCCTATCGGCGATCGCGGCGGCCAACGACACCCATCCGTCGCGTCGCATCGACATTCCGGCCGAGGCCGAGCTGGACGCGCCCGTCGACATCGACCTCACCGGCACCGGGGTCGAGGAATCGGCCTTCCAGAACGTCGTGGTGGCCATCGGCGCCTTCGCCCGCGCCACCATCGTGGTGCGTTACAAGGGCTCGGCCAATCTCGGCGAGAACTGGACCTTCCGGATCGGCGACGGCGCGGAGGTGACGATCGTCTTCCTCCACGAGTGGGCCGACGACGCCGTCCACGGCGCGCAGATCGCCTTCGAGCTGGGTCGCGACACCACCGTGCGCACCGCCCAGGCCACCTTCGGCGGCAAGGCCGTGAGGATCTCCCAGGCGGCCTCCTACCAGGGCCCCGGCGCCGATCTCAACCAGCTCGGCGTCTACTTCGCCGACGCCGGCCAGCACATCGAGCACCGGCTCTTCGTCGATCACAACGCCCCCCGGACCAACTCCCGGGTGGACTTCCGCGGCTGTCTGCAGGGTCAGGACGCCCACTCGGTGTGGATCGGCGATGTGCTCATCCGCCCGGTCGCCGAGGGGATCGACACCTACGAGTCCAACAAGAACCTGGTCCTCACCGAGGGCTGCCGGGCCGACGCGGTGCCGAACCTGGAGATCCAGACCGGCAACATCCGCGGCGCGGGTCACTCGGCCTCCACCGGCCGCTTCGACGCCGAGCAGCTGTTCTACCTGCAGTCGCGCGGCATCGAGGAGGAGGAGGCCAGGCGCCTGGTCGTCCACGGCTTCTTCACCGACATCGTGCGCCGGATCGGCGTCGAGGAGATCAGCACCGAGCTCATGCACCTCATCGAGGACGAGCTGCGCGAGACTCTGGGCGCCAAGACCGAACTGCCGGAGAACTGA
- a CDS encoding Rieske (2Fe-2S) protein → MAAVKVTTVDELEDDTPVQFDDVDGLTDIVLVRTEGQTYAIGAWCSHADVPMCEGEIEDCAIECYMHGSMFDLRTGAPTNLPATEPIPVYPVTIDGDDVLVDVANPIPYKES, encoded by the coding sequence ATGGCGGCGGTGAAGGTGACGACGGTCGACGAGCTGGAGGACGACACCCCCGTCCAGTTCGACGACGTCGACGGACTCACCGACATCGTGCTGGTGCGCACCGAGGGACAGACCTACGCGATCGGCGCCTGGTGCAGCCACGCCGACGTTCCGATGTGCGAGGGCGAGATCGAGGACTGCGCCATCGAGTGCTACATGCACGGGTCCATGTTCGACCTGCGCACCGGAGCCCCCACAAACCTGCCGGCCACCGAGCCGATTCCCGTATATCCCGTGACCATCGACGGCGACGACGTTCTCGTCGACGTCGCCAACCCCATTCCCTACAAGGAGTCCTGA
- the sufC gene encoding Fe-S cluster assembly ATPase SufC: MATLQINDLHVDVLTESGPKNILKGVNLTMSSGEVHAIMGPNGSGKSTLAYTLAGHPKYKVTGGSVTLDGEDLLAMTVDQRARAGLFLAMQYPVEIPGVSVSNFLRSARTAIDGQAPKLRTWVKEVDAALQRQDLDDDFADRSVNEGFSGGEKKRHEMTQLELLHPKFAILDETDSGLDIDALKVVSTGVNHYLEDRSHGVMLITHYTRILRYIKATQVHVFVDGRVAETGGPELGEQLEAEGYEKYVEAAKANA, translated from the coding sequence ATGGCAACGCTCCAGATCAACGACCTCCACGTCGACGTCCTGACCGAGTCAGGCCCCAAGAACATCCTCAAGGGCGTCAACCTCACCATGAGCTCCGGCGAGGTGCACGCCATCATGGGCCCCAACGGGTCCGGCAAGTCGACCCTCGCCTACACCCTGGCGGGCCACCCCAAGTACAAGGTCACCGGCGGATCGGTGACCCTGGACGGCGAGGACCTGCTGGCCATGACCGTCGACCAGCGCGCCCGCGCCGGCCTCTTCCTGGCCATGCAGTACCCGGTCGAGATCCCCGGCGTCTCGGTGTCGAACTTCCTGCGCTCGGCCCGCACCGCCATCGACGGCCAGGCCCCCAAGCTGCGCACCTGGGTCAAGGAGGTCGACGCCGCCCTGCAGCGCCAGGACCTCGACGACGACTTCGCCGACCGCTCGGTCAACGAGGGATTCTCCGGCGGTGAGAAGAAGCGCCACGAGATGACCCAGCTCGAGCTGCTCCACCCCAAGTTCGCGATCCTCGACGAGACCGACTCCGGCCTGGACATCGACGCCCTCAAGGTGGTCTCCACCGGCGTCAACCACTACCTGGAGGACAGGTCCCACGGGGTGATGCTCATCACCCACTACACGCGGATCCTGCGCTACATCAAGGCCACCCAGGTGCACGTCTTCGTCGACGGACGGGTCGCCGAGACCGGCGGACCGGAGCTCGGCGAGCAGCTCGAGGCCGAGGGCTACGAGAAGTACGTCGAGGCTGCGAAGGCGAACGCCTGA
- a CDS encoding cysteine desulfurase, which yields MSEATAYDVEAVRADFPILSTRVGDHPLVYLDSANTSQKPQVVIDAVADHYAHHNANVARAMHKLGLESTQAYEGGRERIAKFIGANRPEEVVALTNASEALNLCAYTLGSRLGPGDEVVISVMEHHSNLVPWQLACQRSGATLRWFDITDEGRLDLEKAAREGLINEHTKVVSVALASNVLGTVNPISLIAEQAHAVGAVMVVDASQAVPQMPIDVSALGADLLAFTGHKMVGPTGIGILWGRYDLLAELPPFLGGGEMIEIVKMDHSTYAEPPHRFEAGTPPIAQMVGLAAAADYLDGIGMDAIAAHERDLADYALEGLSGVKGLRILGPEEAVDRTGTISFSIEGVHPHDAMSIMDSRGVAVRGGHHCARPLHERLGLQSSLRASGYLYTTRGEIDALVDAVEYARDFFTGRMSVGAGSGRRQS from the coding sequence ATGAGTGAGGCCACTGCGTACGACGTCGAGGCGGTCCGCGCCGATTTCCCGATCCTGTCCACCAGGGTCGGGGACCACCCGCTGGTCTACCTGGACTCCGCCAACACCTCGCAGAAACCGCAGGTCGTCATCGACGCGGTGGCCGACCACTACGCCCACCACAACGCCAATGTGGCCCGCGCCATGCACAAGCTGGGGCTCGAGTCCACCCAGGCCTACGAGGGCGGGCGGGAGCGCATCGCGAAGTTCATCGGGGCGAACCGTCCCGAGGAGGTCGTCGCGCTCACCAACGCGTCGGAGGCCCTCAACCTGTGCGCGTACACGCTGGGTTCGCGGCTGGGCCCCGGCGACGAGGTGGTCATCTCCGTGATGGAGCACCACTCCAACCTGGTGCCCTGGCAGCTGGCCTGCCAGCGGAGCGGAGCCACCCTGCGCTGGTTCGACATCACCGATGAGGGCCGGCTTGACCTGGAGAAGGCGGCTCGCGAGGGGCTCATCAACGAGCACACCAAGGTGGTCTCGGTGGCCCTGGCCTCCAACGTGCTGGGCACCGTCAACCCGATCAGCCTCATCGCAGAGCAGGCCCACGCGGTCGGCGCGGTGATGGTGGTCGACGCCTCCCAGGCCGTGCCGCAGATGCCCATCGACGTCTCGGCGCTGGGGGCCGACCTGCTGGCCTTCACCGGCCACAAGATGGTCGGGCCGACCGGCATCGGCATCCTCTGGGGCCGCTACGACCTGCTCGCCGAGCTGCCGCCCTTCCTGGGCGGCGGCGAGATGATCGAGATCGTCAAGATGGACCACTCCACCTACGCCGAGCCCCCGCACCGCTTCGAGGCGGGCACCCCGCCGATCGCCCAGATGGTCGGGCTGGCCGCCGCCGCCGACTACCTCGACGGGATCGGGATGGACGCCATCGCCGCCCATGAGCGCGATCTGGCCGATTACGCCCTGGAGGGTTTGTCCGGGGTCAAGGGGCTGCGCATACTGGGCCCTGAGGAGGCCGTGGACCGTACGGGCACGATCTCCTTCAGCATCGAGGGCGTGCATCCCCATGACGCGATGAGCATCATGGACTCCCGGGGTGTGGCGGTGCGCGGTGGTCATCACTGCGCCAGGCCGCTCCACGAGAGGCTGGGGCTGCAGTCGTCGCTGCGGGCGTCGGGTTACCTGTACACCACCAGAGGCGAGATCGACGCCCTCGTCGATGCCGTGGAGTACGCCCGGGACTTCTTCACCGGGCGCATGAGCGTGGGCGCCGGTTCAGGGAGGCGACAGTCATGA
- the sufU gene encoding Fe-S cluster assembly sulfur transfer protein SufU: MNVEDMYQEIILDHYREKHHAGLREDFTTQVTQVNPSCGDELLLRLHLDGDRIRDVSYDAVGCSISQASTSVMTDLVIGKTVEEAQQLYRGFQEMMRSHGDTSLDEDVYEDAVAFEGVAKLMARVKCAMLGWSALEESLMEAEQNSDTAPAVAGAPAKGETA, translated from the coding sequence ATGAACGTCGAGGACATGTACCAGGAGATCATCCTCGATCACTACCGTGAGAAGCACCATGCGGGGCTCCGTGAGGACTTCACCACACAGGTGACCCAGGTCAACCCGTCCTGCGGGGACGAGCTGCTGCTTCGGCTCCACCTGGACGGGGACCGGATCCGCGACGTCTCCTATGACGCCGTCGGCTGCTCCATCTCGCAGGCCTCCACCTCGGTGATGACCGACCTGGTGATCGGAAAGACCGTGGAGGAGGCGCAGCAGCTCTACCGGGGCTTCCAGGAGATGATGCGCTCCCACGGCGACACGAGCCTGGATGAGGACGTCTACGAGGACGCCGTGGCCTTCGAGGGGGTGGCCAAGCTGATGGCGCGGGTCAAGTGCGCCATGCTCGGCTGGTCCGCCCTGGAGGAGAGCCTCATGGAGGCCGAACAGAACAGCGACACAGCTCCGGCCGTTGCCGGGGCGCCGGCGAAGGGAGAGACGGCATGA
- a CDS encoding metal-sulfur cluster assembly factor encodes MSEETTEGVRPSDLVRDTLPDQEPAAPAETAVSLPTVDDVVEAMKDVIDPELMVNVVDLGLVYGIQIDDDANVTIDMTLTSPTCPLTDRLEYDTQTVLEGIVNSVAINWVWLPPWGLERITPDGRQQLQAIGFNV; translated from the coding sequence ATGAGCGAGGAGACGACCGAGGGGGTCAGGCCCTCGGACCTGGTGCGCGACACCCTCCCCGACCAGGAGCCCGCTGCTCCGGCGGAGACCGCTGTGTCGCTGCCGACGGTGGACGACGTCGTGGAGGCGATGAAGGACGTCATCGATCCCGAGCTGATGGTCAATGTGGTGGATCTGGGGCTGGTCTACGGCATCCAGATCGACGATGACGCCAATGTCACCATCGACATGACGCTGACCAGCCCGACCTGTCCGCTGACGGATCGGCTGGAGTACGACACCCAGACGGTGCTCGAGGGGATCGTCAACAGTGTGGCGATCAACTGGGTGTGGCTGCCGCCGTGGGGCCTGGAGAGGATCACTCCCGACGGACGCCAGCAGCTGCAGGCGATCGGCTTCAACGTCTGA
- a CDS encoding 13E12 repeat family protein, with translation MTRFRQASDRLVDADTAVRRAEADRLAAVAAMIDAYPAPTPIVESPAAEKVVSAGAEGAGAIGEFVALEVGALLHLSEPAAWSLVHDVANLRARHPLLWAAVADLRVEAWQARKVALAAQDLSAEAARWVDAELADLWGVVAWPRIRRRLAGLIVRADADLARRKAEIARRDRFVSIRHLGDSTSVLTARMDTAAALTLEAEITRITTRMRKDGAQEPLPILAARALEEIATPTTDDTTGTPGLPLADVVVHIAAEALDTAATDATNVARVLARGGDVGPVLLDQLAHLLGHHRIRVLPLTDLAGDPSADAYEIPDRLRRQLVIREDSSVFPYSTSRSRTADLDHTIPYRRSTPGSPAPPGQTRISNLGPLSRREHRAKTAGIWTLSQPEPGVYEWTNRAGRRWTVTRGRTTEFRDRSDERIDLVYTSCVALG, from the coding sequence ATGACGCGGTTCAGGCAGGCGAGCGACCGGCTGGTCGACGCCGATACCGCGGTGCGTCGCGCCGAGGCCGACCGGCTGGCCGCGGTGGCCGCCATGATCGACGCGTATCCGGCACCCACTCCGATCGTGGAATCCCCGGCCGCCGAGAAGGTGGTCTCGGCGGGGGCCGAGGGCGCCGGGGCGATCGGGGAGTTCGTGGCCCTGGAGGTCGGTGCCCTACTGCACCTGAGCGAACCGGCCGCCTGGAGCCTCGTCCACGACGTCGCGAACCTGCGGGCCCGGCATCCCCTGCTGTGGGCGGCGGTCGCCGACCTGAGGGTCGAGGCCTGGCAGGCCCGGAAAGTCGCCCTGGCGGCCCAGGACCTGTCGGCCGAGGCGGCCCGGTGGGTCGACGCGGAACTGGCCGACCTGTGGGGGGTTGTGGCGTGGCCGAGGATCCGGCGGCGTCTGGCCGGGCTGATCGTGCGCGCCGACGCCGACCTGGCGCGGCGGAAGGCCGAGATTGCCCGGCGCGACCGGTTCGTGTCGATCCGTCATCTGGGGGATTCGACCTCGGTGCTGACGGCCCGGATGGACACCGCCGCCGCGCTCACCCTGGAAGCCGAGATCACCCGGATCACGACCCGGATGAGAAAGGACGGGGCCCAGGAGCCGCTGCCGATCCTCGCGGCCCGGGCCCTGGAGGAGATCGCCACTCCCACCACCGACGACACCACCGGCACCCCGGGCCTGCCCTTGGCCGACGTGGTGGTCCACATCGCCGCCGAAGCCCTCGACACCGCAGCCACCGACGCCACGAATGTGGCCCGCGTCCTCGCCCGCGGCGGTGACGTCGGCCCGGTCCTCCTCGACCAGCTGGCCCACCTGCTGGGCCACCACCGGATCCGCGTCCTGCCGCTCACCGACCTGGCGGGGGATCCCTCGGCTGACGCCTATGAGATCCCCGACAGACTCCGCCGGCAGCTGGTGATCCGGGAAGACAGCTCCGTCTTCCCCTACTCAACATCCAGATCCCGCACCGCCGACCTGGACCACACGATCCCCTACCGCAGATCGACACCCGGTTCCCCGGCCCCGCCCGGCCAGACCCGGATCTCCAACCTCGGCCCGCTGAGCCGCAGAGAGCACCGCGCCAAGACCGCCGGCATCTGGACACTGAGCCAGCCCGAACCCGGCGTCTACGAATGGACCAACCGCGCCGGCCGACGCTGGACAGTCACCCGAGGCCGCACAACCGAGTTCCGAGACAGGTCTGATGAGCGGATCGACCTTGTGTACACAAGCTGCGTCGCGCTGGGCTGA
- the ypfJ gene encoding KPN_02809 family neutral zinc metallopeptidase — translation MDFKDDATIDSDSIDSSAGGPGRGGGGKIALGGGAGVVVLILALIFGINPGDILGTDDGSQAAPTSTTSSTCHTGADADRDPTCRWAAYATSINQYWGEEISGYTKARTKPFSSSISTACGSATAEVGPFYCSGDKLVYLDTSFLSQLLEQLGTETSTAAEAYVIAHEYGHHAQDLLGTMAKAHASGNQTGAHSPSVRLELQADCYAGAYLKWAADNPDDLIENVTSSDITKIVNAAKAVGDDHIQQQSSGRVNQDAWTHGSSKMRVYWTQKGFNATSLKSCDTFSTNNLGD, via the coding sequence ATGGACTTCAAGGACGACGCCACAATCGACTCCGACTCCATCGACAGCAGCGCCGGCGGACCGGGACGCGGAGGGGGCGGCAAGATCGCGCTGGGAGGCGGGGCCGGCGTGGTCGTGCTCATCCTCGCCCTGATCTTCGGCATCAACCCCGGAGACATCCTCGGCACCGACGACGGATCCCAGGCCGCGCCGACCTCGACCACATCATCGACCTGCCACACCGGCGCCGACGCCGACCGCGACCCGACCTGCCGGTGGGCGGCCTACGCCACCAGCATCAACCAGTACTGGGGCGAGGAGATCTCGGGCTACACCAAGGCCCGCACGAAGCCCTTCAGCTCCTCGATCTCGACGGCCTGCGGATCGGCCACCGCCGAGGTGGGCCCCTTCTACTGCTCCGGCGACAAGCTGGTCTACCTCGACACCAGTTTCCTCTCCCAGCTGCTCGAACAGCTGGGCACCGAGACGTCGACCGCGGCAGAGGCCTATGTCATCGCCCACGAGTACGGCCATCACGCCCAGGACCTGCTGGGCACCATGGCAAAGGCCCACGCCTCAGGGAACCAGACCGGCGCCCACTCCCCCTCCGTCCGGCTGGAGCTGCAGGCCGACTGCTACGCCGGGGCCTACCTGAAGTGGGCCGCCGACAACCCGGACGACCTCATCGAGAACGTGACCTCCTCCGACATCACCAAGATCGTCAATGCCGCGAAGGCGGTCGGCGACGACCACATCCAGCAGCAGTCCTCGGGCCGGGTGAACCAGGACGCCTGGACCCACGGCTCCTCGAAGATGCGCGTCTACTGGACCCAGAAGGGGTTCAACGCCACCAGCCTCAAGTCCTGCGACACCTTCTCCACCAACAACCTGGGTGACTGA
- a CDS encoding LbetaH domain-containing protein, whose translation MPPRLGVGDEFFLEVNRTRPGDLDRRRELMEQIFASVGEGVVLNSPLSAAFVSNTSIGDGFYGNSNLMLVDDVAITIGDGVLIGPNVTLTTTGHAIHPDMRYDFGRFSEPIVIEDQV comes from the coding sequence GTGCCGCCACGCCTTGGCGTCGGCGATGAGTTCTTCCTCGAGGTCAACCGGACCCGGCCCGGCGACCTGGACAGACGCCGTGAACTGATGGAGCAGATCTTCGCCTCGGTGGGCGAGGGCGTCGTCCTCAACTCTCCGCTGAGCGCCGCCTTCGTCAGCAACACCAGCATCGGGGACGGCTTCTACGGCAACTCGAATCTCATGCTGGTCGACGACGTCGCGATCACGATCGGCGACGGCGTGCTCATCGGCCCCAATGTCACCCTCACCACGACGGGCCATGCCATCCACCCCGACATGCGGTACGACTTCGGCCGGTTCTCCGAGCCGATCGTCATCGAGGATCAGGTGTGA
- a CDS encoding LbetaH domain-containing protein, whose product MGSNVTVLPGVRIGHGSVIGAGSVVSHDVPPMVVAVGVPCRVVRPITDADRSYRQ is encoded by the coding sequence ATCGGTTCGAATGTCACCGTGCTGCCCGGGGTGCGGATCGGCCACGGCTCGGTGATCGGCGCGGGATCCGTGGTGAGCCATGATGTGCCGCCGATGGTGGTGGCCGTGGGAGTGCCCTGCCGGGTGGTCCGTCCCATCACCGATGCGGACCGCTCCTACCGGCAGTGA
- a CDS encoding GNAT family N-acetyltransferase, whose translation MTAEPPAPQIFCRRLDEMDPVVLYRLLWLRSRVFNGEQHATDDDLDGRELESASRLMWAEVDGPPVACLRLLDEDGRTMIGRLVTEPAYRGRGIAAALLREVIATVDGPLAFHAQAHLAGWYARFGFAVDGPEFMEAGILHVPMSMTR comes from the coding sequence ATGACTGCTGAGCCTCCCGCACCGCAGATCTTCTGCCGTCGTCTCGACGAGATGGACCCGGTGGTGCTCTACCGGCTGCTGTGGCTGCGCAGCCGCGTCTTCAACGGGGAGCAGCACGCCACCGACGACGATCTGGACGGCCGCGAACTGGAGTCGGCGTCGCGCCTCATGTGGGCCGAGGTCGACGGCCCGCCGGTCGCCTGCCTGCGCCTCCTCGACGAGGACGGGAGGACGATGATCGGGCGCCTGGTGACCGAGCCCGCCTACCGTGGCCGTGGGATCGCCGCGGCGCTTCTGCGTGAGGTCATCGCCACCGTCGACGGTCCACTGGCGTTCCATGCCCAGGCTCATCTGGCCGGCTGGTACGCCCGATTCGGCTTCGCGGTCGACGGCCCCGAGTTCATGGAGGCGGGCATCCTCCATGTGCCCATGTCCATGACGCGGTGA